In a genomic window of Rubrivirga sp. SAORIC476:
- a CDS encoding glycosyltransferase — MTTALGLFLLATGVFYAVRLMLWRRGLHLEFERSDALPTPRDAALPTITVVIAARDEEATIGPCVDSVLATDYPREKLEVIVVDDDSSDQTAAIVRQRMLRAPALAAAGHELPEADWDESEGAGRLRLVQIPENRRRDRAHKKAAIEKAVSHARGEIILTTDADCLVPVGWARSMAAQFTGPEVAFVSGPVAFTVLPDDGLFIKLQAMDFFGVMACGAGGIGLRKPSLANGANVGYRRETFEALDGFSGIDHVTSGDDELLMQKIAYTTPLDIRFCASPDALVTTEPVRTLRAFNHQRRRWASKSLNYPAHLKATLAGIGLFFGSLLIGLGLLVVLPGLWPYLVGGFALKAVGDLSVLVPAARRFGQVALLRVYPLHLFLHPPQAVIAFLRGPFGGFEWKSRHVDQ, encoded by the coding sequence ATGACGACCGCCCTCGGCCTCTTCCTGCTCGCGACCGGCGTGTTCTACGCCGTCCGCCTGATGCTGTGGCGGCGGGGGCTCCACCTGGAGTTCGAGCGCTCGGACGCGCTCCCGACGCCCCGGGACGCCGCCCTGCCGACGATCACGGTCGTGATCGCTGCTCGCGACGAGGAAGCCACCATCGGCCCGTGCGTCGACTCGGTCCTGGCGACCGACTACCCGCGCGAGAAGCTGGAGGTGATCGTCGTCGACGACGACTCCTCGGACCAGACGGCGGCGATCGTGCGGCAGCGCATGCTCCGCGCCCCGGCCCTCGCCGCGGCCGGCCACGAGTTGCCCGAGGCGGACTGGGACGAATCCGAGGGCGCCGGGCGGCTGCGGCTGGTGCAGATCCCGGAGAACCGCCGCCGCGACCGTGCCCACAAGAAGGCGGCCATCGAGAAGGCCGTCTCCCACGCGCGCGGCGAGATCATCCTGACCACCGACGCGGACTGCCTCGTGCCGGTCGGCTGGGCTCGGTCGATGGCGGCGCAGTTCACCGGGCCGGAGGTCGCGTTCGTGTCGGGCCCCGTCGCGTTCACCGTCCTGCCGGACGACGGGCTGTTCATCAAGCTCCAGGCGATGGACTTCTTCGGCGTCATGGCGTGCGGCGCGGGCGGCATCGGGCTGCGGAAGCCGAGCCTCGCCAACGGCGCCAACGTCGGGTACCGGCGCGAGACCTTCGAGGCGCTCGACGGCTTCTCGGGCATCGACCACGTCACCAGCGGCGACGACGAGCTGCTGATGCAGAAAATCGCATACACGACGCCGCTCGACATTCGCTTCTGCGCGTCGCCCGACGCGCTGGTGACCACCGAGCCGGTGCGGACGCTGCGCGCGTTCAACCACCAGCGGCGGCGCTGGGCCTCGAAAAGCCTCAACTACCCGGCGCACCTGAAGGCCACGCTGGCCGGCATCGGCCTCTTCTTCGGCAGTCTGCTGATCGGGCTCGGGCTGCTCGTGGTTCTGCCGGGGTTGTGGCCGTACCTCGTGGGCGGGTTCGCGCTCAAGGCCGTCGGCGACCTCAGCGTGCTCGTTCCGGCCGCGCGGCGCTTCGGGCAGGTAGCGCTCCTGCGCGTGTACCCCCTGCATCTCTTCCTCCACCCCCCGCAGGCCGTGATCGCCTTCCTGCGGGGGCCATTCGGTGGGTTCGAGTGGAAGAGCCGCCACGTGGACCAGTAG
- a CDS encoding flotillin family protein, which translates to MLELLGIGGIVGIAIVVSLVFLVMLVASRYKTVSPDEAMIITGAALGSKNVLTDESARKVKIVRGGGAFIVPIVQQREHMSLLSHKLDVMTPEVYTAEGVPVMTDGVAVIKVGSSVEDVATAAEQFLGKPDEELRAEAREVLEGHLRAILGTLTVEEVYRNRDKFAQEVQSVAARDLKKMGLQIVSFTIKDVRDKNGYLEALGRPRIAAIKRDADIAEAEATRDARIKKANADEEGQKAELVRDTNVAEANKEKELKVAAFKKEQDTAKAAADLAYSVQEATSQRVVVEEQMQVELVRKQREVDLEKLEIERREKQYDSEVKKKADADRYAVEQAAEADKLRQMRRAEARQFEIEAEAKAKAEAKRLDGQAVGDATRAEGLAEAEVVLQRGLAEAEAKEKLAEAFARYGEAAVLDLLATMMPALAREVAAPLASIQKLTVVDTGGGQGVGRVTDSVANLMATTPELIKSLTGVDLLALAQQFGETKPVPAASGDGAPPTLLEPPTEADEL; encoded by the coding sequence ATGCTCGAACTACTCGGAATCGGAGGCATCGTCGGCATCGCCATCGTCGTCTCCCTAGTCTTTCTCGTGATGCTCGTCGCGAGCCGCTACAAGACGGTCTCGCCCGACGAGGCGATGATCATCACGGGTGCGGCACTCGGCAGCAAGAACGTGCTCACCGACGAGAGCGCGCGGAAGGTCAAGATCGTCCGGGGCGGCGGCGCGTTCATCGTGCCTATTGTGCAGCAGCGCGAGCACATGTCGCTGCTCTCCCACAAGCTGGACGTGATGACGCCGGAGGTCTACACGGCCGAAGGCGTGCCCGTGATGACCGACGGCGTGGCCGTCATCAAGGTCGGCTCGTCCGTGGAGGATGTGGCGACGGCGGCGGAGCAGTTCCTGGGCAAGCCGGACGAAGAACTCCGCGCGGAGGCGCGCGAGGTCCTGGAGGGGCACCTCCGGGCCATCCTCGGCACGCTCACCGTCGAGGAGGTGTATCGCAACCGGGACAAGTTCGCGCAGGAGGTCCAGTCGGTCGCCGCGCGGGACCTGAAGAAGATGGGGCTCCAGATCGTGAGCTTCACCATCAAGGACGTCCGCGACAAGAACGGCTACCTGGAGGCGCTCGGCCGTCCGCGCATCGCCGCGATCAAGCGCGACGCCGACATCGCCGAGGCCGAGGCGACGCGCGACGCGCGCATCAAGAAGGCCAACGCCGACGAGGAAGGCCAGAAGGCCGAACTCGTCCGCGACACGAACGTGGCGGAGGCCAACAAGGAGAAGGAACTCAAGGTGGCCGCCTTCAAGAAGGAGCAGGACACCGCCAAGGCCGCCGCCGACCTCGCCTACTCCGTCCAGGAGGCGACGTCTCAGCGGGTCGTGGTCGAGGAGCAGATGCAGGTCGAACTCGTCCGCAAGCAGCGCGAGGTGGACCTGGAGAAGCTCGAGATCGAGCGCCGCGAGAAGCAGTACGACTCCGAGGTCAAGAAGAAGGCCGACGCCGATCGCTACGCCGTCGAGCAGGCGGCCGAGGCCGACAAGCTGCGGCAGATGCGCCGCGCGGAAGCCCGTCAGTTTGAGATCGAAGCCGAGGCAAAGGCCAAGGCCGAGGCCAAGCGGCTCGACGGTCAAGCCGTCGGTGACGCGACACGCGCCGAGGGCCTGGCGGAAGCCGAGGTCGTCCTCCAGCGCGGCCTCGCCGAAGCGGAGGCCAAGGAGAAGCTCGCCGAGGCCTTCGCCCGTTACGGCGAGGCGGCCGTGCTCGACCTGCTCGCGACCATGATGCCCGCCCTCGCCCGCGAGGTCGCCGCGCCGCTGGCGTCCATCCAGAAGCTCACCGTCGTCGACACCGGCGGCGGGCAGGGCGTCGGCCGGGTCACCGACTCGGTGGCCAACCTGATGGCGACCACGCCGGAACTCATCAAGAGCCTCACGGGCGTGGACCTGCTGGCCCTCGCGCAGCAGTTCGGTGAGACCAAGCCCGTGCCCGCAGCGTCGGGCGATGGCGCCCCGCCCACGCTCCTCGAGCCGCCCACCGAGGCGGACGAGCTGTAG
- a CDS encoding protease has product MTTVYWYCLLGGLSLSVLLVFLGDVLEAAMDALDGALDALDLGGVFDPLSGVFGATVFGGAGLLLDAYAGLGRIPEVVVAATLGVAAAVALHLIYVKPMKASENSTGFSVREYAGKTGELTTGVPEGGFGEVIVRMGASTTFQTAASFSGAPIPSGTAVVVVEVDREGVLRVAPLDREDLTVATDATPHARLQTR; this is encoded by the coding sequence ATGACCACGGTCTACTGGTATTGCCTCCTCGGTGGCCTCTCGCTCTCGGTGCTGCTCGTCTTCCTCGGGGATGTTCTGGAAGCCGCGATGGACGCCCTCGACGGTGCGCTCGATGCGCTCGATCTCGGAGGCGTGTTCGATCCGCTGTCCGGGGTCTTCGGAGCGACCGTGTTCGGCGGGGCGGGCCTGCTGCTCGACGCGTATGCCGGCCTCGGACGCATCCCCGAGGTGGTCGTCGCGGCGACGCTGGGTGTCGCCGCGGCCGTGGCCCTCCACCTGATCTACGTCAAGCCCATGAAGGCGAGCGAGAACTCGACCGGGTTCTCCGTCCGCGAGTACGCGGGCAAGACCGGGGAACTGACGACCGGCGTTCCCGAAGGCGGCTTCGGCGAAGTGATCGTCCGCATGGGGGCCAGCACCACCTTCCAGACGGCGGCTTCGTTCTCCGGCGCGCCGATCCCCTCGGGCACCGCCGTGGTAGTGGTAGAGGTGGACCGCGAGGGCGTCTTGCGCGTCGCTCCGCTGGACCGTGAGGACCTCACCGTGGCGACCGACGCGACCCCTCACGCACGACTTCAGACTCGATAG
- a CDS encoding polysaccharide deacetylase family protein, whose protein sequence is MPTFLLPSLRPLTVQRLRDSLLPRVLGPLVPGAVVRGPADARAPALYLTVDDGPDADGTPRWLDALARHDAAAVFFLSADRAERHPDLVHAITEAGHRVASHGDQHRSAWRMRPRTARRAFDRAERVLEEATGQPVRDVRPPYGRVTPGLVRWAAQGHRRIVLWDVMPGDFVASRPPAVLADEMVRLARPGSIVTLHDGPPARRAVAALDLALPRLRAAGWRFPLLPAA, encoded by the coding sequence GTGCCGACCTTTCTGCTCCCTTCCCTTCGTCCCCTGACCGTCCAGCGCCTCCGCGACTCCCTGCTGCCGCGCGTGCTCGGTCCGCTGGTGCCGGGCGCGGTCGTGCGCGGGCCTGCCGACGCGCGGGCGCCCGCGCTGTATCTCACCGTGGACGACGGGCCGGACGCCGACGGCACCCCGCGCTGGCTGGATGCGCTGGCCCGCCACGACGCGGCGGCTGTCTTTTTTCTGTCGGCCGACCGCGCCGAGCGCCACCCTGACCTCGTCCACGCGATCACCGAGGCGGGGCACCGGGTGGCGAGCCACGGCGACCAGCACCGCAGCGCCTGGCGCATGCGCCCGCGGACGGCGCGCAGGGCGTTCGACCGCGCCGAGCGGGTGCTGGAGGAGGCGACGGGACAGCCGGTGCGGGACGTGCGCCCGCCCTACGGCCGGGTGACGCCGGGGCTCGTCCGCTGGGCGGCGCAGGGCCACCGGCGGATCGTGCTCTGGGATGTGATGCCGGGGGACTTTGTGGCCTCCCGACCGCCCGCGGTGCTGGCCGACGAGATGGTCCGCCTCGCCCGGCCGGGCTCCATCGTGACGCTCCACGATGGGCCTCCTGCACGCCGCGCCGTCGCGGCGCTGGACCTCGCGCTCCCGCGGCTCCGCGCCGCCGGGTGGCGGTTCCCCCTGCTCCCGGCTGCATGA
- a CDS encoding glycosyltransferase — MTVALTVIIVGYLLVGVAVAGRLLTHRPPPVVPDADLPRAVIVVAARDEEACLGRCLEALRAQDYPADRLSIVVADDHSTDGTAEVVRDAAARDGIAISYVRVPDPTGALRGKAQALHTAFSASDAEVFLLTDADCAPVPTWARTLASGFADPAMGIHCGLARLMPRPDHPTDAIQALDWEYLIGVVSAAAEAGFPATGMGNNMAVRRAAYEAVGGYPALPFSVTEDFILVRAVAEAGWRVRFPMDRASRVWSLPAPSLAAAYDQRRRWARGGLSDNLWVLPVYAFVFAVHVLMVAGIVLQPRLGLAALGAMVLAVGMVLGVLRHRAGGRLRPWAILGTVAFQIAYFTTLPVVLLLRPRIGWKGRRL; from the coding sequence ATGACCGTCGCGCTGACCGTCATCATCGTGGGCTACCTGCTGGTGGGCGTCGCCGTGGCGGGGCGGCTGCTGACCCACCGCCCGCCGCCGGTCGTCCCCGACGCCGACCTGCCGCGCGCCGTGATCGTGGTCGCCGCGCGCGACGAGGAGGCCTGCCTCGGGCGTTGCCTGGAGGCGCTCCGGGCGCAGGACTACCCCGCCGACCGGCTGTCGATCGTCGTCGCCGACGACCACTCCACCGACGGCACCGCGGAAGTGGTCCGCGACGCCGCGGCGCGCGACGGCATCGCCATCTCGTACGTCCGCGTTCCGGACCCGACAGGGGCGCTCCGCGGCAAGGCTCAGGCGCTCCACACCGCGTTCTCCGCGTCCGACGCCGAGGTCTTCCTCCTGACCGACGCCGACTGTGCGCCCGTCCCGACGTGGGCCCGCACGCTGGCGTCCGGCTTCGCCGACCCGGCCATGGGCATCCACTGCGGCCTCGCGCGCCTGATGCCGCGGCCGGACCACCCGACCGACGCCATCCAGGCGCTCGACTGGGAGTACCTGATCGGCGTCGTCAGCGCGGCGGCCGAGGCGGGCTTCCCGGCCACCGGCATGGGCAACAACATGGCGGTCCGGCGCGCGGCCTACGAGGCGGTCGGTGGGTACCCGGCCCTGCCGTTCTCGGTGACGGAGGACTTCATCCTGGTGCGCGCCGTCGCGGAGGCGGGCTGGCGGGTGCGCTTCCCGATGGACCGCGCGTCGCGCGTCTGGTCCCTCCCGGCTCCGTCGCTCGCTGCCGCGTATGACCAGCGGCGGCGTTGGGCGCGAGGCGGGCTGAGCGACAACCTGTGGGTGCTCCCGGTTTACGCGTTCGTGTTCGCCGTCCACGTGCTGATGGTCGCGGGCATTGTCCTCCAGCCTCGGCTAGGGCTCGCCGCACTCGGAGCGATGGTACTGGCCGTAGGGATGGTGCTCGGCGTCTTGCGCCACCGAGCCGGCGGTCGCCTCCGTCCGTGGGCGATCCTCGGCACGGTGGCGTTCCAGATCGCCTACTTCACGACACTGCCGGTCGTGCTGCTGCTCCGCCCGCGAATCGGCTGGAAAGGGCGCCGCCTCTGA
- a CDS encoding gamma carbonic anhydrase family protein, protein MIDSFLGRFPRLGADVYVSDTAAVVGDVTLGDGASIWFGASLRGDVHWIHVGASSNVQDNATVHVSRGTHPCWIGTGVTIGHNAVVHGCTVEDDVLIGMGAVVLDGAVVGAGSLVGAGALVTGGTRIPLRSLVLGSPARVVRPLTEAEVERNRANAAHYVRMARMYRGVETPEATPEGGGGANPFYTGRPEDRMTDAG, encoded by the coding sequence ATGATCGACTCCTTTCTCGGCCGCTTCCCCCGCCTCGGGGCCGACGTCTACGTCTCCGACACTGCCGCGGTCGTCGGGGACGTCACCCTGGGTGACGGCGCCAGCATCTGGTTCGGCGCCTCCCTCCGCGGCGACGTGCACTGGATCCATGTGGGCGCGTCCTCCAACGTGCAGGACAACGCCACGGTCCACGTCTCGCGGGGCACCCACCCCTGCTGGATCGGGACGGGCGTCACCATCGGGCACAACGCTGTCGTCCACGGCTGCACGGTCGAGGACGACGTGCTGATCGGGATGGGCGCCGTGGTTCTGGACGGCGCCGTCGTCGGGGCCGGGTCACTGGTCGGCGCCGGGGCGCTCGTCACCGGAGGGACCCGCATCCCCCTGCGCTCCCTGGTGCTCGGGTCGCCTGCTCGTGTCGTCCGACCCTTGACCGAGGCGGAGGTGGAGCGAAACCGAGCGAACGCCGCGCACTACGTCCGCATGGCGAGGATGTACCGCGGCGTCGAGACCCCCGAGGCGACTCCCGAAGGAGGTGGCGGAGCCAACCCGTTCTACACGGGCCGCCCCGAGGACCGGATGACGGACGCCGGCTAG
- a CDS encoding gluconokinase — MTPPVRIILLMGVSGAGKTTLGQALAAELGWAFEDADAYHADAARAKMGRGEGLTDADRAPWLDRLAALVEVRRTEGPSTVLACSALRAAYRVLLGTEADEVAVVWLDVPRAVLADRLATRAGHYAGPDLLDSQLDTLEPPDGVLHLDGTTGVDTLIETIRDGLGV, encoded by the coding sequence GTGACCCCACCCGTCCGCATCATCCTCCTGATGGGCGTCTCCGGCGCCGGAAAGACCACCCTCGGACAGGCTCTCGCCGCCGAGCTGGGGTGGGCCTTCGAGGACGCCGACGCGTACCATGCCGACGCTGCGCGTGCCAAGATGGGCAGGGGAGAGGGGCTCACCGACGCCGACCGCGCGCCCTGGCTCGACCGTCTCGCGGCCCTCGTTGAGGTCCGGCGGACCGAGGGGCCCTCGACCGTGCTCGCGTGCTCGGCCCTTCGCGCGGCCTACCGTGTCCTCCTCGGCACCGAGGCGGACGAGGTCGCGGTGGTCTGGCTCGACGTGCCCCGTGCTGTCCTCGCCGACCGCCTCGCGACTCGCGCCGGTCACTACGCGGGTCCCGACCTGCTCGACAGCCAGCTCGACACCCTGGAACCCCCCGACGGTGTGCTGCACCTGGATGGGACCACTGGGGTCGACACCCTCATCGAGACCATTCGGGACGGCCTCGGCGTGTAG